One region of Hoeflea sp. 108 genomic DNA includes:
- a CDS encoding DUF3971 domain-containing protein yields the protein MAQEVPRHEKIRFRRDEITDLGALPSAAGQELQHPRNSGWRRAGHCLLAAVAVLGSLVLLAIIAIEAVSYSGIGQDRLRREAERAIEQMAGVDVVVSMGQARLALDGLRLVAVEVPDVKLTRSDGTPMVEAGLMRFGIRLLPLLSGDVTLGDAKISDARFVVDAMPETGGGDWSEVLRNQNGLFDPQKLLRETFRGVHRGFDALRFDGMRQIAWSNVDFVLPAGGEVKVVRVVHAAVSKTLAGELLIDASFDVDGREVELAASATRDETASRIATLDATVSMDDPHAGQSDLPPSKASRIGSADLIITGHEGPGGDGSELIAQGAISKSTLDLGPRGQLVGDVSLDVRLADGQDKLDIRQLQVTTGRSSFDFSGAVGPRPPTGVAGDNPAYRFELMSRESRLGPTESPEPVLSFIARVAGSYDIVTNTLTAEQIGIKSGPGGEALGKASVQFVQDKAPGIFVAFNVHDMEVAHVKQLWPWFSAYNARIWVLQNLFGGRVVDGNIQFNVPPDRLGNGVPLNSQEIFGRFEIDGSRFDVAGRIPPIRDAKGIVEFHANDVDVSLSAGTVFMPSGRTVAASNGKLKVTKANIMPVIGALDIDVAGSADAIAELASYEPINAMRHVGILPEELAGDVTGNVKADIPLTKGIDSDKLGWTVALNYEGLAVAKPFDGQKLSDAKGTITVTPEKAVISANGKLNGVPAELDLVEPLRDDTVAKERNVQFVLDDKARNTLIPGLSDLLSGTIKVDVDQLEEGKRDIVADLTAARLDFPWVGWSKGPGIPAKVSFRMNTDGERSTLTDFRLEGKSFGLRGDVTLTNGALSSARFDQVQLNRDDDVAVNVKRAGKGYAVQVKGNTLDARALIKQFMADTDSATKSAGSNSVSVTASVGTLIGFNNEKLTNVSLDYSGSGSKVDGLQVNATASSGGQISVGNVAKGDGRRLDVRSADAGAILRFLDVYARMQGGSLALALEAAGGGPLKGQVDVRDFWVVDEPRLASIVSSKPSGDDRSLNQAVRKDIDVSRVKFERGFAQIDKREKYLALENGVLRGPLIGTTFQGTLYDPQGQMNMTGTFMPAYGLNRIFGELPLVGVILGNGRDRGLIGVTYKLSGDANAPKLHINPLSVIAPGIFRTIFEY from the coding sequence GTGGCTCAGGAAGTGCCTCGGCACGAGAAAATCCGGTTCAGGCGCGACGAGATCACCGATCTCGGCGCGTTGCCTTCGGCTGCCGGCCAGGAGTTGCAGCATCCGCGCAACTCGGGCTGGCGTCGCGCCGGCCATTGCCTGCTGGCGGCCGTTGCCGTGCTGGGCTCGCTGGTTTTGCTCGCGATCATCGCCATCGAGGCCGTGAGCTATTCCGGCATCGGCCAGGACCGGCTGCGCCGCGAGGCGGAGCGCGCCATCGAACAGATGGCCGGCGTCGACGTGGTGGTCTCCATGGGGCAGGCACGGCTTGCGCTCGATGGTCTCCGCCTGGTCGCCGTCGAGGTGCCCGACGTCAAGCTGACGCGCAGCGACGGCACTCCCATGGTCGAAGCCGGGCTCATGCGTTTCGGTATCAGGCTCCTGCCGCTGCTGTCGGGCGATGTCACGCTTGGCGATGCCAAGATCTCCGACGCCCGCTTTGTCGTCGACGCCATGCCCGAGACCGGTGGCGGCGACTGGAGCGAGGTCCTGCGCAACCAGAACGGCCTGTTCGACCCGCAGAAGCTGCTGCGCGAGACATTCCGCGGCGTGCATCGCGGGTTCGATGCACTCCGCTTCGACGGCATGCGGCAGATCGCCTGGAGCAATGTCGATTTTGTGTTGCCGGCGGGCGGCGAGGTCAAGGTCGTCAGGGTGGTGCACGCGGCTGTCTCGAAGACGCTCGCTGGCGAGTTGCTCATCGACGCCAGTTTCGATGTCGACGGACGTGAAGTGGAGCTGGCGGCTTCGGCGACGCGCGACGAAACAGCAAGCCGCATCGCCACGCTCGATGCGACGGTTTCCATGGACGACCCGCATGCGGGCCAGTCCGACCTGCCGCCCAGCAAGGCGAGCCGCATCGGTTCGGCCGACCTCATCATCACCGGACACGAAGGCCCCGGCGGCGACGGTTCCGAGCTGATCGCACAGGGTGCCATCAGCAAGTCGACTCTCGACCTCGGGCCGCGGGGACAACTGGTCGGCGACGTGTCTCTCGACGTCAGGTTGGCCGACGGCCAGGACAAGCTCGACATCCGCCAACTGCAGGTGACCACAGGCCGCTCGAGCTTCGATTTCAGCGGTGCTGTCGGGCCACGCCCGCCGACTGGCGTTGCCGGAGACAATCCGGCCTATCGCTTCGAGCTGATGAGCCGGGAGTCGCGTCTGGGGCCGACCGAGTCGCCCGAGCCGGTGCTGAGCTTCATCGCCCGCGTCGCCGGTAGCTATGATATCGTCACCAATACGCTGACCGCCGAACAGATAGGCATCAAGTCAGGCCCAGGCGGCGAGGCACTGGGCAAGGCTTCGGTCCAGTTTGTCCAGGACAAGGCGCCTGGCATCTTCGTCGCCTTCAACGTCCACGACATGGAGGTCGCGCACGTCAAGCAGCTCTGGCCCTGGTTTTCGGCCTACAATGCGCGCATCTGGGTTCTGCAGAACCTGTTCGGCGGCCGAGTGGTCGACGGCAACATCCAGTTCAACGTTCCGCCGGATCGGCTGGGCAATGGTGTGCCGCTCAACTCGCAGGAAATCTTCGGCCGCTTCGAGATCGACGGTTCGCGCTTCGACGTTGCCGGTCGCATTCCGCCCATCCGCGATGCGAAGGGCATTGTCGAGTTCCACGCCAACGACGTCGACGTATCGCTGTCGGCGGGCACGGTCTTCATGCCCAGCGGCCGCACGGTTGCCGCCAGCAATGGCAAGCTCAAGGTTACCAAGGCCAATATCATGCCGGTCATCGGCGCGCTCGACATCGATGTCGCCGGCAGCGCCGACGCCATTGCCGAGCTCGCCTCCTACGAGCCGATCAACGCCATGCGCCATGTCGGCATCCTACCGGAGGAACTGGCGGGCGACGTCACCGGCAACGTCAAGGCTGACATTCCGCTGACCAAGGGCATCGACAGCGACAAGCTCGGCTGGACCGTAGCGCTGAACTATGAGGGCCTGGCGGTCGCAAAGCCCTTCGACGGCCAGAAGCTGTCGGACGCCAAGGGCACGATCACGGTTACGCCCGAAAAGGCGGTCATTTCCGCCAACGGCAAGCTCAACGGCGTGCCCGCCGAGCTCGACCTTGTCGAGCCGCTGCGCGACGACACCGTAGCCAAGGAGCGCAACGTCCAGTTCGTGCTCGACGACAAGGCGCGCAACACGCTCATTCCGGGCCTGTCCGACTTGCTGTCCGGCACCATCAAGGTCGATGTCGACCAGTTGGAAGAGGGCAAGCGCGACATCGTCGCCGATCTCACGGCCGCCCGGCTCGACTTTCCCTGGGTCGGCTGGAGCAAGGGCCCCGGCATTCCCGCCAAGGTGTCCTTCAGGATGAACACCGACGGCGAGCGCTCGACGCTGACCGACTTCCGGCTCGAGGGCAAATCCTTCGGCCTCAGGGGCGACGTGACGCTTACCAACGGCGCCCTGTCGTCGGCCCGGTTCGATCAGGTGCAGCTCAACCGCGACGATGATGTCGCGGTCAACGTCAAGCGAGCCGGCAAGGGTTATGCGGTGCAGGTCAAGGGCAACACGCTCGATGCCCGTGCGCTCATCAAGCAGTTCATGGCCGATACCGACAGCGCCACTAAGTCGGCCGGCTCCAATTCCGTCTCCGTGACCGCCTCCGTGGGAACCTTGATCGGCTTCAACAACGAGAAACTGACCAACGTTTCGCTCGATTATTCGGGCTCGGGCTCGAAGGTCGACGGCCTCCAGGTCAATGCGACCGCAAGCTCCGGCGGCCAGATATCCGTTGGCAATGTCGCCAAGGGCGACGGCCGCCGGCTCGACGTGCGTTCGGCGGACGCCGGTGCCATCCTGCGCTTCCTCGACGTCTACGCGCGCATGCAGGGCGGCAGCCTGGCGCTGGCGCTGGAAGCGGCCGGCGGCGGGCCGCTCAAGGGTCAGGTTGACGTCCGCGACTTCTGGGTGGTCGACGAGCCCCGGCTGGCTTCCATCGTTTCCAGCAAGCCCTCAGGCGACGATCGCAGCCTCAACCAGGCGGTGCGCAAGGACATCGACGTCTCGCGCGTCAAGTTCGAGCGCGGCTTTGCCCAGATCGACAAGCGGGAGAAATATCTGGCGCTGGAAAACGGCGTGCTGCGTGGCCCGCTGATCGGCACGACTTTTCAGGGCACGCTCTACGATCCGCAAGGCCAGATGAACATGACCGGCACCTTCATGCCGGCCTACGGCCTCAACCGCATCTTCGGCGAATTGCCGCTGGTCGGCGTGATCCTGGGCAACGGCCGCGATCGCGGCCTGATCGGGGTGACCTACAAGCTCTCCGGCGACGCCAACGCGCCCAAGCTGCACATCAATCCATTGTCGGTGATCGCTCCCGGCATCTTCCGGACCATCTTCGAGTATTGA
- the tyrS gene encoding tyrosine--tRNA ligase, translating to MSAFKSDFLRTLSERGFIHQTSDDAGLDDLFRKEIVSAYIGFDPTAPSLHAGGLIQIMMLYWMQKTGHRPVALMGGGTGMVGDPSFKDEARKLMTPETIQSNIDSIKQVFSNYLTFGDGPRDALMPNNAEWLMPLNYLEFLRDVGQHFSVNRMLSFDSVKQRLDREQSLSFLEFNYMILQAYDFVELNKRHGLRLQMGGSDQWGNIVNGIDLGHRLGTPQLYALTSPLLTTSSGAKMGKSMNGAVWLNADMLSAYDFWQYWRNTEDADVERFLKLYTVLPLDEIARLAALGGSEINDAKKVLATEVTAMLHGRDNAEQAAETARKTFEEGALADTLPTVEVAGDELKAGIGLLALVVRAGLATSNGEARRHVQGGAVRLNDQPVSDERRAVTSADLTPEGVVKLSLGKKKHILVRPA from the coding sequence ATGTCTGCCTTCAAGTCCGATTTCCTGCGCACCCTTTCCGAGCGCGGCTTCATCCACCAGACCTCGGATGACGCCGGCCTCGACGACCTGTTCCGCAAGGAGATCGTATCGGCCTATATCGGCTTCGATCCGACGGCGCCGAGCCTGCATGCCGGCGGCCTGATCCAGATCATGATGCTGTACTGGATGCAGAAGACCGGCCATCGCCCAGTCGCCCTGATGGGCGGCGGCACCGGCATGGTCGGCGACCCGTCCTTCAAGGACGAGGCGCGCAAGCTGATGACGCCGGAGACGATCCAGTCGAACATCGACAGCATCAAGCAGGTGTTTTCCAACTACCTGACCTTCGGCGACGGGCCGCGCGATGCGCTAATGCCGAACAACGCCGAGTGGCTGATGCCGCTCAACTATCTCGAATTCCTACGCGACGTCGGCCAGCATTTCTCCGTCAACCGCATGCTGAGCTTCGATTCCGTCAAGCAGCGCCTCGATCGCGAGCAGTCGCTGTCGTTCCTGGAATTCAACTACATGATCCTCCAGGCCTACGATTTCGTTGAACTGAACAAGCGCCACGGCCTGCGCCTGCAGATGGGCGGCTCGGACCAGTGGGGCAACATCGTCAACGGCATCGATCTCGGCCATCGCCTCGGCACGCCGCAGCTCTATGCGCTGACCTCGCCGCTTTTGACGACGTCGTCGGGCGCCAAGATGGGCAAGTCGATGAACGGCGCTGTGTGGCTGAACGCCGACATGCTCAGCGCCTACGACTTCTGGCAATACTGGCGCAACACCGAGGATGCCGACGTCGAGCGCTTCCTCAAGCTCTACACGGTGCTGCCGCTGGATGAGATTGCACGGCTCGCGGCCCTCGGCGGCTCCGAGATCAACGACGCCAAGAAGGTTCTGGCAACGGAAGTGACGGCGATGCTGCACGGCCGCGACAACGCCGAACAGGCTGCCGAAACGGCGCGCAAGACCTTCGAGGAAGGGGCGCTGGCCGACACGCTGCCGACCGTCGAGGTAGCGGGCGACGAGCTCAAGGCCGGCATTGGCCTGTTGGCGCTTGTCGTACGGGCCGGGCTTGCCACTTCCAACGGCGAAGCCCGCCGACACGTCCAGGGCGGCGCGGTCAGGCTCAACGACCAGCCGGTCAGCGACGAGCGCCGCGCAGTGACGTCAGCCGACCTCACGCCCGAGGGCGTCGTCAAGCTGTCGCTCGGCAAGAAGAAACACATTCTGGTGCGCCCGGCCTAA